In one window of Flavobacterium ginsengisoli DNA:
- a CDS encoding complex I 24 kDa subunit family protein → MERKHYKQEINMTEALIARINELISHYPEGKQKSALLPVLHEVQDAHNNWLSIELQDKVAEILQIKPIEVYEVVTFYTMFNQKPIGKYMFEFCQTSCCCLRGAEDLMDYTSEKLGIKMGETTPDGMFTIAGVECLGACGYAPMMQLGDFYKEKLTEEKIDQIIADCRDDKIILHDK, encoded by the coding sequence ATGGAAAGAAAACATTACAAACAAGAAATAAATATGACTGAAGCATTGATCGCTCGTATCAATGAATTAATTAGTCATTATCCTGAGGGCAAACAAAAATCAGCTTTATTGCCTGTTTTGCACGAAGTTCAGGATGCACATAACAACTGGCTTAGTATTGAATTGCAAGACAAAGTTGCTGAGATTCTTCAGATCAAACCAATCGAAGTTTATGAAGTTGTAACTTTCTATACGATGTTCAACCAAAAGCCAATTGGTAAGTACATGTTTGAGTTCTGCCAAACTTCATGTTGTTGTTTAAGAGGTGCCGAAGATTTGATGGATTATACTTCTGAAAAACTAGGCATTAAAATGGGAGAAACAACTCCAGACGGAATGTTTACCATTGCTGGTGTAGAATGTTTAGGTGCTTGCGGATATGCTCCGATGATGCAATTAGGTGATTTCTACAAAGAAAAACTGACAGAAGAGAAAATCGATCAGATCATTGCTGATTGTAGAGATGATAAAATAATATTACACGATAAATAA
- a CDS encoding cold-shock protein, whose protein sequence is MRTGTVKFFNESKGYGFITDEETGKDIFVHASGINAEELREGDRVSYEEEEGRKGKVVAKVAVI, encoded by the coding sequence ATGCGTACAGGTACAGTAAAATTTTTCAATGAATCTAAAGGTTATGGATTCATTACAGACGAAGAAACAGGAAAAGACATCTTCGTTCACGCTTCAGGAATTAACGCGGAAGAATTACGCGAAGGTGACCGTGTAAGCTATGAAGAAGAAGAAGGAAGAAAAGGGAAAGTTGTCGCTAAAGTAGCAGTAATCTAA
- a CDS encoding NADH-quinone oxidoreductase subunit A has translation MQSDQYSYIPILMQFILAVGFVVGTIIISGKLGPRRTSEVKDKNFECGIESVGNARIPFSVKYFLVAILFVLFDVEVIFLYPWAVNFKDLGIEGMLKMLVFMSLLLVGFFYIIKKKALEWE, from the coding sequence ATGCAATCTGATCAATACAGTTACATTCCTATTTTAATGCAGTTTATTCTAGCTGTTGGTTTTGTGGTAGGAACAATCATTATTTCTGGAAAATTAGGACCAAGAAGAACCTCTGAAGTTAAAGATAAAAACTTCGAATGCGGTATCGAATCTGTTGGTAACGCCCGTATTCCATTCTCTGTAAAATACTTCTTAGTTGCCATTTTGTTCGTATTATTCGACGTAGAGGTTATTTTCCTATATCCTTGGGCGGTAAACTTCAAAGACTTAGGAATTGAAGGAATGTTAAAAATGTTAGTTTTCATGTCTTTGCTTTTAGTTGGTTTCTTCTATATCATCAAAAAGAAAGCATTAGAGTGGGAATAA
- a CDS encoding NADH-quinone oxidoreductase subunit C, which produces MALENTQIQDKLVETFSNDVFNFQQERDIFSLEASADKITPLILFLKNDPELRFHFLTDLCGIHYPDNETERQFAVVYHLHNWYENKRLKIKVFLNGEKPEIKTVSNIFLSSNWMERETFDFYGIDFIGHPQLKRILNMDEMQSHPMRKEFPMEDSGRTDKDDRFFGRTTSNC; this is translated from the coding sequence ATGGCCTTAGAAAATACCCAAATTCAAGACAAACTTGTAGAAACATTTAGTAACGATGTTTTTAACTTTCAACAAGAAAGAGATATTTTTTCTTTAGAAGCTTCAGCTGATAAAATTACACCGTTGATTCTTTTCCTTAAAAACGATCCAGAATTACGTTTTCATTTCTTAACAGATTTGTGCGGCATTCATTATCCAGATAACGAAACAGAACGCCAGTTTGCCGTTGTTTATCATTTACACAACTGGTACGAAAACAAAAGATTAAAAATCAAAGTTTTCTTAAACGGCGAAAAACCAGAAATTAAAACAGTTTCAAATATTTTCTTGTCTTCTAACTGGATGGAAAGAGAAACTTTCGATTTCTACGGGATTGACTTTATTGGACATCCTCAGTTGAAACGTATTTTAAATATGGACGAAATGCAGTCTCATCCAATGAGAAAAGAATTCCCAATGGAAGACAGCGGAAGAACAGATAAGGATGACCGATTCTTCGGAAGAACAACATCAAATTGCTAA
- a CDS encoding NADH-quinone oxidoreductase subunit B, producing MSDSKVNMVAPPEGVTGEGFFATKLSDVVGLARANSLWPLPFATSCCGIEFMATMASHYDLARFGSERVSFSPRQADMLLVMGTISKKMAPILRQVYEQMSEPRWVIAVGACASSGGVFDTYSVLQGIDKVIPVDVYVPGCPPRPEQIVDGVMRLQDLVKSESVRRRSSPEYQELLASYNIS from the coding sequence ATGAGCGATTCAAAAGTAAATATGGTTGCGCCGCCAGAAGGAGTTACTGGTGAAGGTTTCTTCGCCACAAAACTTAGTGATGTTGTTGGTTTAGCAAGAGCTAACTCATTATGGCCGCTTCCTTTCGCGACTTCATGCTGTGGTATCGAATTCATGGCAACAATGGCATCTCACTATGACTTAGCTCGATTTGGTTCTGAGCGTGTGAGTTTCTCGCCAAGACAAGCCGATATGTTATTAGTAATGGGAACTATTTCTAAAAAAATGGCTCCTATTTTGAGACAAGTATACGAGCAAATGTCAGAACCTCGCTGGGTAATTGCTGTTGGAGCATGCGCTTCTTCAGGAGGAGTTTTTGATACTTACTCTGTTCTTCAAGGAATTGACAAAGTAATTCCGGTTGACGTTTATGTACCAGGATGCCCGCCAAGACCAGAACAAATTGTTGATGGAGTTATGAGACTTCAGGACTTGGTTAAAAGCGAATCTGTGAGACGAAGAAGCTCACCAGAATACCAAGAATTATTAGCTTCATATAATATCTCATAA
- a CDS encoding NADH-quinone oxidoreductase subunit D, with translation MSELLLPPEHRYAKIIKERLNDDGSELSVLNLGPTHPATHGIFQNILLMDGEKILEAEPTIGYIHRAFEKIAENRPFYQITPLTDRMNYCSSPINNMGWWMTVEKLLGIEVPKRAQYLRVIVMELARITDHIICNGILGVDTGAYTGFLYVFQFREKIYEIYEEICGARLTTNMGRIGGFERDWSPEVFKKLDKFLEEFPPVWQEFQNLFERNRIFLDRTVNVGGITAEKAMAYGFTGPNLRAAGVDYDVRVAQPYSSYEDFDFIVPVGKSGDTYDRFCVRNAEVWESLSIIRQALEKMPPGNEYHAEVPDYYLPPKEDVYTSMESLIYHFKIVMGEVPVPVAEIYHPVEGGNGELGFYLVTDGSRTPYRLHFRRPCFIYYQAFPEMIKGAMLSDAIIILSSLNVIAGELDA, from the coding sequence ATGTCAGAACTATTATTACCACCAGAGCATCGTTATGCTAAAATAATTAAGGAGAGACTAAACGACGACGGAAGTGAACTTTCTGTACTAAATTTAGGTCCGACTCACCCTGCAACACACGGTATTTTCCAAAATATCTTATTGATGGATGGTGAAAAAATTCTTGAGGCTGAGCCAACTATTGGTTACATCCATAGAGCATTCGAAAAAATTGCCGAAAATCGTCCTTTTTATCAAATTACACCTCTTACAGACCGTATGAACTATTGTTCCTCTCCTATTAATAATATGGGGTGGTGGATGACAGTAGAAAAACTATTAGGTATTGAAGTTCCAAAAAGAGCACAATATTTAAGAGTTATCGTTATGGAGTTGGCTCGTATTACGGATCACATTATCTGTAACGGAATTTTAGGGGTTGATACTGGTGCGTATACTGGTTTCTTATACGTTTTTCAATTTAGAGAAAAAATCTACGAAATCTACGAAGAAATTTGTGGAGCTCGTTTGACTACAAATATGGGAAGAATCGGTGGTTTTGAAAGAGACTGGTCTCCAGAAGTTTTCAAAAAACTAGATAAATTCCTTGAAGAATTCCCTCCAGTTTGGCAGGAATTCCAAAACTTATTCGAGAGAAATAGAATTTTCCTTGACAGAACTGTTAACGTAGGTGGAATTACTGCTGAAAAAGCAATGGCTTACGGATTTACAGGTCCAAACTTACGTGCTGCTGGAGTTGATTACGACGTACGTGTAGCACAACCTTATTCATCTTACGAAGATTTCGATTTTATTGTTCCTGTTGGAAAATCAGGAGATACTTATGATCGTTTCTGTGTTCGTAACGCTGAAGTTTGGGAAAGTTTAAGCATTATTCGTCAGGCTTTAGAAAAAATGCCTCCAGGAAACGAATATCATGCTGAAGTTCCAGATTACTACCTTCCTCCAAAAGAAGATGTTTACACTTCTATGGAATCTTTAATTTATCACTTTAAGATCGTAATGGGAGAAGTTCCTGTACCAGTTGCAGAAATCTATCACCCTGTAGAAGGAGGAAATGGAGAACTTGGTTTTTATTTAGTAACAGACGGAAGTAGAACTCCATATAGATTACATTTCAGAAGACCTTGCTTTATTTATTATCAAGCATTCCCAGAAATGATTAAAGGTGCCATGCTTTCTGATGCAATTATCATTCTTTCAAGTTTGAACGTAATTGCAGGAGAATTAGACGCCTAA
- the aspS gene encoding aspartate--tRNA ligase translates to MYRSHNCGELNASNINTVVTLAGWVQKSRDKGFMNWVDLRDRYGITQLIFDESRTDKTVFELAKTLGREFVIQVKGTVIEREAKNKNIPTGEIEILVSELTILNTALTPPFTIEDETDGGEDIRMKYRYLDIRRNPVKNSLLFRHKVAMEVRKYLSDLDFCEVETPYLIKSTPEGARDFVVPSRMNEGQFYALPQSPQTFKQLLMVGGMDKYFQIVKCFRDEDLRADRQPEFTQIDCEMAFVEQEDILNIFEGLTRHLLKEIKGIEVDKFPRITYDYAMKTYGNDKPDIRFGMKFGELNEFAQHKEFPVFNAAELVVGIAVPGAGNYTRKEIDGLIDWVKRPQVGASGMVYVKCNEDGTYKSSVDKFYDQDDLANWAKATEANPGDMIFVLSGPANKTRAQLSALRMELATRLGLRNPEEFAPLWVVDFPLLELDEESGRYHAMHHPFTSPKPEDMALLETEPGKVRANAYDMVLNGNEIGGGSIRIHDKATQQLMFKYLGFTEEEAKAQFGFLMDAFQFGAPPHGGLAFGLDRLVAILGGQETIRDFIAFPKNNSGRDVMIDAPAAIDDAQLKELRIKVDIA, encoded by the coding sequence ATGTATAGAAGTCATAATTGTGGCGAATTAAACGCTTCAAATATTAATACCGTAGTTACACTTGCGGGCTGGGTTCAAAAATCACGTGATAAAGGATTTATGAATTGGGTCGATTTACGCGACCGTTACGGAATTACGCAACTTATTTTCGACGAAAGTCGTACTGATAAAACCGTTTTTGAATTGGCTAAAACTCTAGGAAGAGAATTTGTAATTCAAGTAAAAGGAACTGTAATTGAGCGTGAAGCTAAAAACAAAAACATTCCAACGGGTGAAATCGAAATTTTAGTTTCAGAATTAACGATTTTAAATACTGCACTTACTCCTCCTTTCACAATCGAAGATGAAACAGATGGTGGAGAAGATATCAGAATGAAGTACCGTTACTTGGATATTAGAAGAAATCCAGTAAAAAACAGTTTATTATTCCGTCACAAAGTGGCAATGGAAGTTCGTAAATATTTATCTGATTTAGATTTCTGCGAAGTTGAAACTCCTTATTTAATTAAATCGACTCCTGAAGGAGCAAGAGATTTCGTTGTACCAAGCCGTATGAACGAAGGTCAGTTTTATGCATTACCGCAATCTCCTCAAACTTTTAAACAGCTTTTGATGGTTGGAGGTATGGATAAATATTTCCAAATCGTGAAATGTTTCCGTGATGAAGATTTACGCGCCGACCGTCAGCCTGAGTTTACTCAAATTGACTGCGAAATGGCATTTGTAGAGCAAGAAGACATTTTGAATATTTTCGAAGGATTGACAAGACACTTGCTTAAAGAAATTAAAGGTATTGAAGTAGACAAATTCCCAAGAATTACTTACGACTACGCCATGAAAACATACGGAAACGACAAACCGGACATTCGTTTCGGAATGAAGTTTGGAGAACTAAACGAATTTGCACAACATAAAGAATTCCCTGTATTCAATGCAGCAGAATTAGTTGTCGGAATCGCTGTTCCTGGTGCTGGAAATTATACTCGTAAAGAAATCGACGGATTAATTGACTGGGTTAAACGTCCACAAGTTGGTGCATCTGGAATGGTTTATGTAAAATGTAATGAAGATGGAACATACAAATCATCTGTAGATAAATTCTACGATCAAGACGATTTAGCAAACTGGGCAAAAGCTACAGAAGCAAATCCTGGCGATATGATTTTTGTTCTTTCTGGACCTGCAAACAAAACACGTGCTCAACTTTCTGCATTGCGTATGGAATTAGCAACTCGTTTAGGATTACGTAATCCTGAAGAATTTGCTCCATTATGGGTTGTAGATTTCCCATTATTAGAACTAGACGAAGAAAGCGGTCGTTACCATGCAATGCACCATCCATTTACTTCTCCGAAACCAGAAGACATGGCTTTACTGGAAACAGAACCAGGAAAAGTTCGCGCAAATGCATACGATATGGTTTTAAACGGAAACGAAATTGGAGGTGGATCTATTCGTATTCACGATAAAGCGACACAACAATTAATGTTTAAATATTTAGGATTTACCGAAGAAGAAGCAAAAGCGCAATTCGGATTCTTAATGGACGCTTTCCAATTTGGAGCACCACCTCACGGAGGACTTGCTTTTGGTCTTGATAGACTTGTAGCAATTCTTGGAGGTCAGGAAACAATTAGAGATTTCATCGCTTTCCCTAAGAACAATTCAGGACGCGATGTTATGATCGATGCACCTGCTGCAATTGATGATGCACAATTGAAAGAACTTCGTATTAAAGTAGATATAGCTTAA